CCTCAACAGAGTCACCACCTTGCCTGAGCGTCGCGAGTCTCCGACGAAGCTGATAAATCTTCAAATCAACACAAGGAACGAATACACGTCTGAGATCTTCCCACATTTTATGAGCAGTCTCCGCGTACATAACAGATTCTAGAAGCTTATCGGTCATCGAATTCATCAGCCAATACATAACCATTGCGTTGCATTGTTCCCATGGCTGATAGAGCGGAGAGAAAGGGTCTGGCTTCGGGAGAGTACCGTCGATAAACCCGAATTTTTTCGTGACTCGGAGGAAAGAGCGAAATCGAATTTTCCAGGCGACGTAGTTGTCTTCGTCTTTGCTGAGTTTTTGGATAGAGAAATCGGAGGGATGATGAATATCGGGAGGGAGATAATACGGTGAATCGGGGTCTGATGTTGGAGATACGCTCTTGATAGTTTCCGCCATTGTCGTCGCTGCTCTGAGAGTCTCTCTCTGCTTCCAAATCCTAGGGCTTGCTTTGTATCCCTTTcgattttgacttttttagtctcaaataaagaaataattttccaaaataagaaaagtcgCAATTTTTTGTAAACAGTTGGGCTTAATGGGCCTTGTATTTCCCCTCCCTAGCCCAAAGTTTCAGGGATTACCTTACCCATTAAAGGACCCCGCGCATCATTGGGATATGATCTTGTTGGTCATTAATCAAAGCGTTGAACCTGGTGTCTTCACATGACCTGTATCTTGGTTTTGGAGGAcaagaaacatcaaaaacaCGTAATCAGTTTACCAAAGCTCCTTATTACCGTGTAACCAAGGGACTTTGCATCTATGGTTCCATCTATTATGGTGCTTGGGCCCCTAGACTAAGAATGGATCCGGTGAATGGTGATTGTGTGTTTTCATGTTAGATATGAGAGGCTAAGTTTTATCAAAGTGCCTAGGGATGTTTTGGTTCGGGAGTGTGAATCAATATTGATAGAATACAAAGGGAAGTTAGCTTCCATTGCTAGAAACCCTTTAAGCTTCTctagttttgatttgtggATACTAGAGAATGTCAAGAAACATGTTGGTCCAAGCAAACATTTGAGCTTCCTTTCCCTTTGGTCAATATGACTTCTCCTGGCACCAACAAGGCTGGTGAAATCATTTTTGCCCCAAAATCTCTCCCACCCATTCTTCAACCCTTCTTCATTTTCTAGTACAATGTAGGAAAAAAGACATCAGAAGAGTTAGGCTCCATGGAATTGCAGACGAGAAAGAGTTTTGTCGCCGATGTGGACTCAATGACTCATACACGATATCTGCGTCTCTATCTCACCCGAACATGTTGAAACTATTGCCTCTTTgtaatgtgtttttctttaagGACCTTAATGTAGGAGAAAGTGGGGACAAGTCAACGGAACCAAGTCAAGAGAACATCTCAAGAATGGAGtgtgttttcttatatttaagAAGCAGATGCTTTGGAGAGATGAGAGAAACcaatttagagagaaaaagagaaggagaatatGAAGTTTGCGATTGAGGGTACAGGAAAGGCCAAGGATGAACGAAGTAGCTGCAGAGTTAGAGACCTTGaaagtcaaaacaattaaaacatAATCAGTATCCTGAGACAAGGGAGATTGAACACTTGCTCGGTGTTCGAATATTATCAACACAGGGAGATACCAGTAGCCGTAGTTATGACAGCATCAAGAATATTGGACATCGGAGCTCTGACAAATTCACACAtgtcttttgtttgtaaaacATGAATCCTACTTCTTTGTAATTGCCTCATCAAATTATGTATTGAGAGAATATTTTGTGCATCATCTATAGTTGTTATACTAACCAGTAGtcaaataaccaaatttagaGCTCTTATGCAAAATTTCAGTTGACGAATCTAATTCCATATGACATTGATAATGTACCAATATGGATTCAAAAAACACGAAAACActtcaaaaagaaacactataaaagcataaaaagttaaaatcacGGACCTGCAAATTCCTAAATTCTTCCTCCCATTTTCCACTTCATCATCGCTTCTGAATACACAACCATCTCATAAGCTTGGTAAACAGACGGAGGAATCTTCTTGTGCATGACTTTCATTTTCACATAGTCAAACTCTTTGTTCAAACCCATCAGAAACGCGTAACGctgctctttctctctcgccTCTGTAGCTCGTTTCTCACTCTCGCAATCGCAACCACCGCACTTACACTCCTGCACAGGATCATACGCCTTCAACTCCAGCCAAGCCTTACTCAATTTCCCAAAATACTCCGCCACAGAGTCACCACCTTGCCTCAGCGTCGCGAGTCTCTGACGAAGCTCGTAGATCTTAAAATCAATACATGGAACGAATATACGTCTGAGATCTTCCCATGCTTTATGCACAGTCTCTGCTTGCAACACATGGTTTTGAAGCGTATCGGTCACGGTATTACTCAGCCAATGCAAAACAATCGCGTTGCATTGTTTCCATGGCTCATAGTATGGAGAGGAAGGGTCTGGTTTTGGGAGAGTACCGTCGATGAACCCGGTTTTGTTCGTGAATTGAAGGAGATCGAAAAATCGCAGTTTCCAAATGGCGTAGTTGTCTTTAGCTTCGCTGAGTTTATCGATTGCGGTATTGGTGTGCATGTTGAATTGGTGAAGATAATCTGGATTGAAATAATAGGGTGATTTGATATCGAGTGTGGGAGATAATAAGCTGATGATAGTTTCCGCCATCGTCGTCACTGCTCTGACTAACTCTGAGCTCTGCTTCTCTAATTCTAGGGCTTTGCTTCGTATTTATCCACTTcgatttttcacttttttaagtctataataattttaaatcagATGGGCTTCAATGGGCCTTAGATTTTCCattcaaaacccaaatattGAGCGTCAAGATTTTTACATTACAAGCATGACGTCACACAAATGATTCGtgtatgtttattttttgtgtgtctCTTTGCTTACTTTAAATAAATGGCTCATTgcttaaaatattagaatCTAAAGAAagcataaaaagaaaatttatgatCATCAACATGCGCCTAAAGTCTTAGCGAGGTCAACTTCATCTGCCATTCTGCTTCTTCAACCATATTATAGGCTTCGTGAATAGATGAAGGAGGTTTCTTGAGcttgatttttgatttcttaatgAGATCTTTGTTCAAACCCATCAGAAAAGCGTAACTCTCCTCCTTATCTCTCGCCTCTTTTGCTCGTTTAGTGATCTCGCACACTCTTTAACAGGAGCATACTCCGACAACTCCAGAAAAGCATTGCTCACTTTTTCGAAATACTTCTTTACCGAGTCACCATCTTGACTCAGCTCCATGATTTTCCGACGAGTCTGGTAGATCTTCAAATCAACGCTTGGGACGAATATACGTCGGATACTTTCCCATATTTTTTGAGCCGTTTCCTCAAACGTTACACGTTTACCAAGTTCTTCGGTCATCGAATTCCGCAACCAGCACGTAACCAATGAGTTGCATTGTTCCCATCGATTATAAAGCGGCGAGGAAGCGTCTGGCTTCTCAAGTTTACCGTCGACGAACGCGAATTTGTTCGTGATTCGAAGTAGATGTTTGAAAGAAAGTTTCCAGATAGCGAAGTTGTCTTCGGCTTGGCTGAGTATAATAGTGGAGCGTTGTTGGTACAGATGTTTATCTTTCTCGAGATAATAGGGTGAATCGTAATCGAGTGCGTCTGATAGGCTCGTACTTTCCGCCATTGTCGGCTTGTCGCTGCTCTCAAGTTTTGTTTCTAGGGTTTACCTTATAAGAGAGTaaatttatagataaattagTAATATACTATTTACTTTTTACCTGAGGAAAAAAGGTCACAAGTCACAACGTTGTCGGTTAGTAAAAGGCTCAAACAAAGTTGAGTTTTAATGGGCCTTTGAGTTTCCACTTTTGAGCCCAACCTTTCAAGGACCATGAGATCATTCATCGTCGATTGTTAGTAGTTTTTTAGGCAGTCACACACACCTCTTATTTTTCACCTGAAGTAGAAGCTATGCTATATTCTAATAGTAATAGAAGCCATCTCTAATCCCTACCATATGATTTTTGTCTGTAAAAAATAGCAAAGTGATATTAATATTGATACCGTATAtattaatctatttttaactttttatgaTTAGTAAccatcaaaataatatatattttactgtCGGGATAAGAGGTATATTAAAATGGCACACTAAAAATAagactaaaaaataaaataaaccaaactaaaaataaGACTTAAAATGGCACATATCAATATCATCACAATgactatattaaaaaaaagaagagtaattttaatttctattattgacttaattaattaagactTGAAACTATAGATACATgaacaaaaaggaaagagatgCGAAAACAGTGAAAAGAAAGTAAGACGAAGCTGACAAAAATTAGGTTATCAAGTGGTCGAGAGTTGAGACTCTAGTAGAGAGAATGAAAAATTATGTCACCTTATTAGAAAATttccaagaaaaataaaacaaatagaagaaacaaacggAAGAAAATAACACATTacagaagcaaaagaagaaaagtaaaatggaAAAGTCgagttgacttttttttttaatttaaaaattggaattttatactattttgaatttgtgaCAGAAGTTACAAAGAAAACTAGATGCTAAATTGAGTTGACTTGATAGTGATATGCATTAATATAACTCTCATGAAAGGATAATTTCGTTAAGGTAAGGGTCCATTTCTGTTACTAGTCTAACAACTTAACCTTTCTGATTAGACTAAGAGTATGTGGGATTTAGTTTTGTCTGTAATACTTTTCTTCTAACTTTTTTCCTAAATTATTTTCCTGGACCAATAATCTGAcgtttttctaaatatattccatttggttaaaaattaaactacgcgttttgaaaaaaaaggactaattttgttatttggtaCCCCAGGccaatctttattttttcaaaggTTAAATTATAGACTAATGTTCCAGTTCAAGTTTGTACTAAATTCTTAGACGGGTTAGTGTTGACATGTTCCTCTTCACCGCTGAGATTCACTAAAGTTCCATACACTATCAATACTCTCTAGCTAATATGTACGAGAAACACTGTTTGTTTCATGTAAACTTCAAATAGTGTTTGTCGAAAATATATAGTGGCTGATTTCTTAAAACTGGACCCAGAAGAAGAATTAGTATTGGAGTGCATGCtgcatgtattttttttatttaaatgggGCATTCAGagaattattattgttaacttctttttattaagaaCTCTCCTTTATTAATTGGGACAAAGCAAACTTGCacatgaaaaaaatcagaaagaaacaagacgtaattaaaattttacaaacaTAGATATATGACTATTGATTGCATGCATGAACCATTGATTGATCAACACACAcaagtttcaaatttattacaaTAAAACGCAAACAATACTTTGAAAATGATGAGAAAGCTTTCTCTGCTTggattctctctttcatcttttgtttctcttattACAATCACCAGTACTGGTTTCGTCttgtctttgtcttcttgtGTACATCGTGTTCTCCTGCAAGTATATTAAATATACATTATAATTATTGACATGCATGCATCAACATaggcttttaattattgagTTAACAAGGTG
This sequence is a window from Arabidopsis thaliana chromosome 1 sequence. Protein-coding genes within it:
- a CDS encoding Copia-like polyprotein/retrotransposon (CONTAINS InterPro DOMAIN/s: Retrotransposon gag protein (InterPro:IPR005162); Has 707 Blast hits to 705 proteins in 25 species: Archae - 0; Bacteria - 0; Metazoa - 4; Fungi - 0; Plants - 703; Viruses - 0; Other Eukaryotes - 0 (source: NCBI BLink).) → MAETIKSVSPTSDPDSPYYLPPDIHHPSDFSIQKLSKDEDNYVAWKIRFRSFLRVTKKFGFIDGTLPKPDPFSPLYQPWEQCNAMVMYWLMNSMTDKLLESVMYAETAHKMWEDLRRVFVPCVDLKIYQLRRRLATLRQGGDSVEEYFGKLSKVWMELSEYAPIPECKCGGCNCECTKRAEEAREKEQRYEFLMGLKLNQGFEAVTTKIMFQKPPPSLHEAFAMVKDAESMMKWYSR